A genomic segment from Comamonas terrigena NBRC 13299 encodes:
- a CDS encoding PLP-dependent aminotransferase family protein, translating into MTNWTLAARAAKMNSSAIREILKLTDRPGIISMAGGLPSPKAFPLDAFTAACQTVMQRDGAAALQYSTTEGLPALRQAIADFLPWNVDPEQILITTGSQQALDLIGKVFLDAGSRILVEKPTYLGALQAFTPMEPVAEGVDSDDEGMLVDDFAAKVGSGADKARVAYVLPNFQNPTGRTMSEARRQALVEKAKELDIPLIEDNPYGDLWYEGEPPLPLAARNPEGVIYMGSFSKVLAPGLRIGFIVAPKSVYGKLTQAKQAADLHTPSFNQRVVAEVIKDGFLDRHVPTIRAMYKAQRDVMLTALEREMAGLDVQWTRPVGGMFLWVQLPQGMDAQALLAKAVERQMAFVPGAPFYAGDAQTNTLRLSYVTVSAEQINQGIAALADAIRAQSQA; encoded by the coding sequence ATGACGAACTGGACCCTGGCTGCACGTGCCGCCAAGATGAATTCCTCCGCGATCCGCGAAATTCTGAAGCTGACCGACCGCCCCGGCATCATCAGCATGGCCGGTGGCCTGCCTTCCCCCAAGGCCTTCCCCCTGGACGCGTTCACCGCCGCCTGCCAGACCGTGATGCAGCGTGACGGCGCCGCCGCTCTGCAGTACTCCACCACCGAAGGCCTGCCGGCCCTGCGCCAGGCGATTGCCGATTTCCTGCCCTGGAATGTCGACCCCGAGCAGATCCTGATCACCACCGGCAGCCAGCAGGCGCTGGACCTGATCGGCAAGGTGTTCCTGGACGCAGGCAGCCGCATCCTGGTCGAAAAGCCCACCTACCTGGGCGCCCTGCAGGCTTTCACCCCCATGGAGCCGGTGGCCGAGGGCGTGGACAGCGATGACGAAGGCATGCTGGTGGACGACTTTGCCGCCAAGGTGGGCAGCGGTGCCGACAAGGCCCGCGTCGCCTACGTGCTGCCCAACTTCCAGAACCCCACCGGCCGCACCATGAGCGAAGCGCGCCGCCAGGCCCTGGTGGAAAAGGCCAAGGAACTGGATATTCCGCTGATCGAAGACAACCCCTACGGTGACCTCTGGTACGAAGGCGAGCCCCCCCTGCCCCTGGCCGCGCGCAACCCCGAAGGCGTGATCTACATGGGCTCGTTCTCCAAGGTGCTGGCCCCCGGCCTGCGCATTGGCTTCATCGTGGCGCCCAAGTCGGTCTACGGCAAGCTGACCCAGGCCAAGCAGGCCGCCGACCTGCACACCCCCAGCTTCAACCAGCGCGTGGTGGCCGAAGTCATCAAGGACGGCTTCCTGGACCGCCATGTGCCCACCATCCGTGCCATGTACAAGGCCCAGCGCGATGTGATGCTGACCGCGCTGGAGCGCGAAATGGCCGGCCTGGACGTGCAGTGGACCCGCCCGGTCGGCGGCATGTTCCTGTGGGTCCAGCTGCCCCAGGGCATGGACGCCCAGGCCCTGCTGGCCAAGGCCGTGGAGCGCCAGATGGCTTTTGTGCCCGGCGCGCCTTTCTATGCCGGTGACGCCCAGACCAACACCCTGCGCCTGTCCTATGTGACCGTGTCGGCCGAGCAGATCAACCAGGGCATCGCCGCCCTGGCGGACGCCATCCGCGCACAATCGCAGGCCTGA